The stretch of DNA CATTACCTGAATAATTTTACCTTTCATACGGGCAGCTCCTTTATTAAATTATTTTAATGCTTCAACACCACTGATAATTTCTATCAGCTCTGTTGTAATTGCAGCTTGTCTAGCTTTATTATATTCAACTGTTAAACTATTAACTTTCTCTTTTGCATTCTTAGTTGCAGCTTCCATTGCTTGCATTCTAGCACTATGTTCTGCAGCTAAAGAATCAATCAAAGCATAATACATATTGAAATCAATATATTTATCAGTTAATTCATTTAATACTTCTTCATCATCATCTGGCTCAATATCTAACATAGATTCTGAATCTTTTACTTCTGCAAGATCTAAGCTAATTGGTAATAAATCTCTAACTCTAATTTCTTGAGTTAACATATTTAAAAAACCATTATAAACAACTATTACTTTATCAGTAACTTCATTTCTAAAATCTTCAACAACAGCATGAATAAACTCAGCAGCTCTATCATACTCAGGAGCAGAAGATAAATCAGAAACTCTTTGCTCTAAAGCAACACCTTGGAAAGAAAAGAAATCAACACCTTTTCTTCCAGCAGCTCTTAATCTAACTTTTGTACCTTTTGCTTCATATTCAGCAATTAATTTACTAACTGTTTTAATTGTTGCCATATTAAAACCACCGCAAAGTCCTTTATCAGCAGTTACAAAAACAATATCAATTGTTTTTGGTGCATCATTTTGTACAAATGCTCTGCCAATATTTCCTTCGTCTTGAACTTTGCTAACTCTAGCAGCAATATCAGAAAGAACTTCATTTATCTTTCTTGCATAACTTCTAGCTTGTTCAGATAACTGTCTAGTTCTAGTAAGTTTTGCAGAAGATACAAGCTTCATAGCTTTAGTAGTCTTCTGAGTATTTTTAACACTACCTATTTTTAATTTTATCTCTTTTAAGTTAGCCATTGACTAATCCTTAGTTTGCACTAAATACAGTTTTAAACTCTTCTAATGCAGCTTTTAATTCTGCTTCTGTATTATCATCAATTTTTTGAGATGATTTGATTGTATCTAAAATGTTTGAATATTTTTGTTCAAAGAACGCATGTAATTCAGCTTCAAATCTTACAACATCACCAACAGCAACATCATTTAAGTACCCTTTAGTACCAGCATAAATAATAACAATTTGTTTTTCAATAACTAATGGTTTATTTACACCTTGTTTTAATACTTCAACCATTCTTTGACCAAGCTCTAATTCTCTTCTAGTAGCTTCATCTAAATCTGATGCAAATTGTGCAAATGCTTCAAGTTCTCTATATTGTGCAAGAGATAATTTTAAAGTACCAGCAACTTGCTTAGTAGCTTTAATTTGAGCAGCTCCACCAACTCTTGATACTGATAAACCAACATTAATAGCAGGTCTAATCCCTGAGTTAAATAGGTTAGTTTCTAAGAAAATTTGACCATCAGTAATTGAAATAACGTTTGTTGGAATGTATGCAGCAACGTCTCCAGCTTGAGTTTCAATAATTGGTAATGCAGTCATAGACCCAGCACCTCTTTCATCACTCATTTTTGCAGCTCTTTCTAATAGTCTTGAGTGTAGATAAAATACATCTCCTGGATATGCTTCTCTACCTGGAGGTCTTCTTAAAATTAATGACATTTCTCTATATGCAACAGCATGTTTAGATAAATCATCATAAATAATTAAAGCATGTTTTCCATTATCTCTAAAGAATTCACCAATAGTAACACCTGTATATGGTGCTAAGAATTGTAAAGCAGCAGAATCAGCAGCAGAAGCATTAACAACAATTGTATACTCCATAGCACCTGCTTCTTCAAGCGTTCTTACAACAGAAGCAACAGAAGATGATTTTTGACCAATAGCAACATAAATACAAACTACGTTCTCACCTTTTTGGTTAAGAATTGTGTCGATTGCAACTGTTGTTTTACCAGTTTGTCTATCACCAATAATAAGTTCTCTTTGCCCTCTACCAATTGGAACTAATGCATCAATTGCTTTAATACCAGTTGTTAATGGTTCATGAACAGATTTTCTAGCCATAATTCCAGGAGCTTTTTCTTCAACTAATCTAGTTTCAGAAGCTGCAATTGAACCTTTACCATCAATTGGTTCACCAAGAGCATTAACAACTCTTCCAACCATTGCATCACCAACTGGTGTTGATAAAAGTTTTCCAAGTCTTTTACAAGAAGTACCTTCTCTTAGACCTTCACCTTTTCCAAGAATAACAATACCAACTGAAGATTCTTCTAAATTTGAAGCAAGACCTCTTTCACCATTTTCAAACTCAACTAGTTCCCCAGCCATAACATTTTTTAGACCGTAAACTTGAGCAATACCATCTGCATAAGAGATAATCTTACCTGTTTCATTTACATCTACATTTAATTCAAAGTTATCAATTCTTTCTTTAATTATAGAACTGATTTCATCAGCTTGAATTTTTGCACCCATTCAATTTCTCCTTTGTAAGTTCTAAACTGCTTTTAAAATATGATCTATTAACTGTGATTTTAATCTCTCTTTTGAAAAAGAAATTTCAACTCCTAGTCCATCAATATCTACTTTAATACCATCATAATCACAAACATTTTGTGATAACGACAATTTAACATCAAATTTTTTACTAAATTGTTTTTCAATTGAAGATACATAATCACTTGATAATTCAAGATTTGTATAAACAACTCCAACATAACTATTATTCATTTTTGCAATTTGAGTATTAAGCTCTTTTGCAATAAATGGTAATAATCCCAATCTTCTTTTTTCCCCAAGTAATTTGATAAAGTTTTTAAAAACTTCATCATTCGCTCCATCTGCTAAAGTGATAATAAAATCTACTTTTGCACAATCAGCAATCTGAGGAGAAGAAACTATTGAATTGAATTTTTCATCAGCAAATGCTGAAGAAATAACATTTAGCTTACTGCTAATAGTATTAATAATATCATTATTTCTACCATCAACTAATGCTTTAACATATCTTTTTGCTACTAAATCATTCATTATGCTACCTTTTTAAGAACAATATTTGCTAACTCTTGTTGAGTTAATTTAATATTTTCAGAACTTAATAGCTCTTCAAGAACTTCAGTAACAACTTCTTTTTTAGCTTTTGATGTTTCAACTTTCATCATTTCTTCTAAATTTTTATTTAGATTAATAATGTCTGAATCTACAGCAGTTGCAACTTTTTGTTTAACTGAATCTATATCAGCTTTTGCACCTTCAACAATTTCAGTAGCAATTTTTTTTGCTTCTTCTAATTTCTTTTGTGCATCTTTAACTTTATCTTGAGAAGCTTTTAAAGTATCTTGTACTTTATCAAGTTCTGCTTGAATAGATAAAGATCTTTCAGCAAAAAATGCTTTAATTTTATCAGCAAGTAAATACCATAAAATTCCAGCAAATATTATAAAGTTAACGGTTCTTTGTACTATATCAGTCTCAACCGCACCTTCGTTTGCAAGTAATGCAACAGGAGCTAAAGCCAACCCAAGTAATAACATTCTTTTCATATTCTCTTCCCTTTAAATTGAGCTAAGCTTAGCTTTTAGGCTCTCATTAAATTGAGGCATAGAAGATACTAAAGAATCTTTTAAAGCTTTAGTCTCGTCTTGTAAGTTTTTAGCAAATTCCGCAGATTTTACTTCTAAATTAGATTTAGCACTTGCAAGTTTTGCATCAGCACTATCCTTTGCTTCCTTATAAGCTTGTTCTCTAATTGCAGCTGCCTCTTTTTTCGCTTTAGCAATAATATCATTTGCTTCGGCTAATAAACCATCAACATCTGCACCGTTTGATTTCGCATCTTCTAAATCTTTTTTTATAGAAGCTGTTCTATCATCCATATGCTTAAGTAATGGTTTGAAAAGACAACTGTTTAGTCTAGCAACAACTAAAAGAAAGATGATACCAGAGCTAAGCAATAATACAGGACTTATGTCTAACATTCATTCCTCCATATTTTTTACAGTTTAGTTTAACTAAAACTCTATCATTTTATCAAAACTAACTATAAAATTATATTAAAAGAAAATATTAGGTTACATTTTTTTGGATAGTGTTACGATTGGATATTAAAGTAGCTAATAATTTTATCTATTTCTTCTTGTGAGTTAAATTCTATTTTAAAATAATTTTTTTCAACTTTTACTTTTAAATTATTTTCTTTTAATTTTTCAATGATATTGTTAAGAGGATTGAAGTTATATGTATCTTTTGGTTTATCTTTTTTAGGTTTTTCTATATCTTTTTCTTTTAATTCTTTTACAATTTTTTCAGTTTCTCTAACTGAAAGTTTTTGACCAACTATTGAATCACAAACCATTTTTTGTTCATCATTTGTAAGTCCTAACATAATTTTTGCATGTCCTGCACTAATTTTGTCACTTGCTAAAAATTGTTGTACATATGAGTTTAATTGTAACAATCTTAACGTATTTGTAATAGAAGTTCTGCTTTTGAATACCTTTCGAGATAACTCTTCATGGGTAATACTATGTTCATTTAGTAATTGTGCGTAACAATATGCAAGTTCTATTATATTCAAATCATCTCTTTGAATATTTTCTATTAATGCCAATTCTCTTAACTTAAATTCGTCAGCATCAATAATAATTGCTTTAATTTTATCCATATTCGCAAGTTTATGAGCTCTTAATCTACGCTCCCCTGCAACTAATGTATAAGTACTATCTTCATTTTCAATTACAACTATAGGTTGTAATAAACCATGTTCTTTAATTGACTCACTTAAATCATTTAATTTTTCTTCATCAAATATTTTTCTTGGCTGATTTGGATTGGCTTTTATTGCAGTTACATCAATTTTAAAAACGCCTGATTTGTTACTTCTAGTTGAATTCTCATAAGCTGATTCAACTTCGCCTAATAATTCTCCTAATCCTCTACCTAATGCCATAATATTTTCCTATTAATAAAAATTAACTAACCTGCAATTGCTCTTGCTAAATGTGTGTATGCTTTAGTACCACTTGAGTTTGTATCATATAACATAATTGGTTTACCAAAACTAGGACTTTCCGCTAATTTAACATTTCTTGGTATAACTACATATGAATTATCATCAATTTTGAATAATTTATTCTCAAAATGTTGTGCTAAATCTGCAAATACTTGTTTTGATAAATTATTCTGAGCACTATACATTGTTGGTAAAAAACCTCTAATTTGCAAAGATTGATTTATTGTTTGTTTTACTAATTTTATTGTATTTAATAATTGAGCTAATCCTTCTAATGCAAAAAATTCACATTGGATTGGAATTAATACAGATGTTGATGCACTTAATGTATTTATTGTTATTGGACCTAGAGCAGGAGGTGAATCAATAATGATATAATCAAAATCTTTTTTTACAGGGTCAATTTTTCTTTTTAAAACTAATTCCCTTTCTTTAGTATTTTTATAAAACTCTTTTTCAATTCCAACAAGTCCTATATTCGATGGAGCTACTTTTAAATTCTCAATTTCAGAATCTAAAATAATTTCGCTCAGTTCTTTTGTACCTAACATTACATGGTAAATATTATATTCATAAGTATCCCTATGAAAACCTAATGAAGTCGTAGCATTTGCTTGAGGATCTGCATCAATTAATAATACTCTTTTACCTTCTAATGCAAGTGCCGCACTCAAATTTACAGCAGTTGTAGTTTTACCCACACCGCCCTTTTGGTTAGCTATTGAAATAATTTCTGTCATCTTAAACTAAATACCTTTTTATTGTTTACTTGTATTGAACCATCTTCATTTAACATCACATTTTGAAGAGAAACTTTTTGATTGTCTATGGTTGTTTGGAACTTTTTGCTATGCTGGAATTCTATCTTAAAATCACTAAATATTTGCTTCCAAAAAATCTTTTTTTCTAATTTAGAAAAATAACTTTTTAACATATCATCTATATCAACATTTATATCAAGTTTTCCAAAATCTTCACTAACACTTTTTAAATTTATTCCTATTCCACAATAAATTAGATTTTTTGAAACAGTAGTAATAGTTCCACCGATTTTTTTATCTTCTATATAAAAATCATTTGGCCATTTTAGCCAAACAAAAGAACCCATCTGCTTCAAAACATCTTTTAAAAGATAAGAAAAATATATTGAACTACTTTGTAAAGGTAAATCATCAGGCAAAAATTCTTTATCAACAACAAAAGAGAAAAAAATATTACCCTCTTTTCCTATCCAAGAATTTCCTCTACTACCAATTCCTTGCGTTTGAAAATCACAAAAAACACATAAAGGTTCACTATAACTATTTTCTAAAATATAATCTTTTATATATCTATGAGTAGAATCTATTTCTTTTAATTTTATTATTTTCATATTTTAATTATACATAATAAAAATAGAAGAGTTTATTAAATATAATCCAACTAAAAAAGGTCATTATGTTAGAGCCAATTTTCCCAATTGCAATTTATTTAATTTTAGGTTACACCTTTAAAATAATTTATCATGATAATTCTAAACAACTAATTGAATTTATAATTTATTTTTCACTTCCAGCTATTGTATTTTCTAAAATTTATCCTTTAGTTCTTGATGAAAAAATATTAAATTTGATTTTAATGTTTATCTCTTTTATTCTTTTTAATCTTCTTCTTGCTTATTTTGTAGGAAAAATGATGAAATTAAATCGCGTTTTATTAGCTACTTTTATGATTATGGCTACTTTTGGGAATACATCATTTATTGGTTTTTCATATATTGAAGCATTTTATGGAGAAGATTATATTGTTTATGGATTGATTTATGATTTATTTGGCTCATTTTTGCTTTTAGTTTCAGTTGGAATGTTTATTATTACTTGGGGAGCGGGGAAAAAGAATAATATTACTCATATTTTCAAAAGTATATTTTTATTTCCGCCTTCAATTATGTTTTTAATAACTATTCTTGTAAAAAATTTTGAGGTTCCAAACTTTTTAATATTAACTTCACAAACTCTTGGTTCAACACTTGTTCCAATTGCTATGATTGCAATTGGAATGAAATTAGAACTAAAACATATTTTTGCAAGGTTTCATATTGTTTCAGCTGCAATGATTTTAAAAATGATTGTTGTTCCAATAATTGTATTAATAGGTTTTCACTATTTTTATGGCTTAAATCAAACTTGGGTAAAAGTTACAATAATTGAAGTTGCAATGCCACCAATGACAATGGCTACAGTTTTAGCAATAAAAGGTGGGTTAGATGAAAAAGTAGCTATAAACTCTTTAGTTCTAGGAGTTTTATTGAGTTTATTAACAATAAGTTTATATACATCTTATTTAGCGTAAATATACGCTAAATAAGTATTGAATTTATTTCTAATCTTTGACCTCTAATAAAATCAACAGAGTTTATAGCTTTTTTAGAAGGTGCTTGTAAAGTTTTAATTTTTAAACTTCCTTTTTCACATCCAACAATAATAAAATCATCTTTAATTTCTAAAATCTGACCTTGATTATTGATAGATTTTTCTTCATTTAATTCAATATCTTTTATTTTTAATTCTGATTCTAAAAAAATACCTGGCCAAAACGAATAAGCTTTGTATTTTAAATAAAGTTTTTTAGCATCAATAAAATCAACTAAACCATCTTCTTTTTTGATTTTTTTACAAAAACTTACTTCTGATTCATTTTGTTTTATTGGTTTTATATTTTCATAATTATCTAAAGTTGTAAGAGTAAGTTTTGCAGCAATTAAAGATAATTTTTCAAAAGCTTCTGAAACTTCCATTGTTGGAGTTATTTTTAAATATTGTAACCCTAAAATATCTCCACTATCAAGACCTTCTTCCATAAGCATAGAAGTTACTCCTGTATAATAATCATCATTTAGAATTGATTCTTGAATAGGACTTGCACCTCTATATTTTGGTAGTAATGAAGCATGAAGATTTATACATGGAGCAATATCTAAAATCCCTTTTGGTAATATTTGCCCATAAGCTGCAACTATTATAAAATCAGGTTTTAACTCTGTTATTTGTTTTGTAGCTTCTTCATTTCCTCTTAATTTTAAAGGTTGAAAAATTGGAAGATTTATATTTTCATCAATACAATATTGTTTAATATGAGGAGGAGTTAAAAGTTGCTTTCTCCCAACTGGTTTATCAGGTTGAGTAAATAATCCTACTATTTCATACTTACTATCTAATAATTCTTTAAATATCGTAGTAGCATAATCAGGAGTTCCCATAAATAAAATTCTTTTACTCATAAATATTCCTTCATTTTTTTGCTTGAAAAATTGTTCCACTTTTATGATTTCCATCAACTAAAAAATCATAAGCATTCGTTAAATCAAATCCAGAAGATAAATACATTGGAATATCTCTTTTCATTAAAAAATCTGCTGCTTTTAATTTTGTAACTATTCCACCCGTTGCAAATTCTGAATTTGCAGAATGTTTCATTTCTAATGCTTCAGGAGAAATTTCATAAACATTTTTTTGTAAAACTGCATCATCAAATTCTCTTGGATTTTTATTATAATATCCATCAATATCAGATAAAATTGCTAACATATCTGCTTTAAAATAATAAGCAACATGAGCTGCTAGTTGGTCATTATCACCAAAAACTAACTCATCAGTTGCAATTACATCATTTTCATTTATAATTGGTAAGATTTTATTCTCTAATAAAATTTCCATAACATTTTGAGCATTTTTAGTTCTTTTTCTTGAATCAAAATCATCTGCAATAAAAAGCATTTGAGCACAAGTGATATTATGTTCTTTGAATCTTTTTTTATAATTTTTTAGTAATAAAGGTTGCCCAATAGCTGCTAGTGCTTGTTTATTTGCAACTATCTTTTTATCAAGTTTTAAAGAAGTATATCCAGCTCCAACAGCTCCTGAAGAGACTAATATCACTTCAAGATTTTTGTCATTTTTTAATTTTGCAATTAAATTAACTAAATTTTCCATTCTATCAAGAGCTAATTGTCCGTCTTGAGTTAGAACAGCAGTTCCTACTTTAATTACTAATCTTTTCATCTTTACCCTGTTCTAATAAATTATATAAAGCAAATCCAAGTGGTTTTAAATTTAATTTTGTTAAAGATGAAATTGGTAAAACAAAATATGGTTTTGTATTATCAAATCTTGTATAAATTAAATCTTGTATAAAATATGGAAGTTCTCCTTCAAATTTGAACTCATTTGATTTAGTAGTTTCTAAACCAATATCTTTGATAAATTTTTCTATATCATCTTCTAAAGTTTCACCCAAATATCCATCAATTTTACTTAAAACTATTGCATAATTTCTTTTTGCTAGTTCACCTGAGAATTTAGCAACTTCTTCTTTTAAAACTCTATATTGATCAATCATTGTTCTGTAGTTTGCAACATCAATTACAAATAAAAGTGTTTTTGTTCTTTCAATATGTTTTAAAAACTCTAAACCTAAACCTCTTCCTTCACTTGCACCATCAATGATTCCTGGAATATCAGCCATTACAAATGAATTATAATTTCCAACTTCTACTACACCTAATTTTGGAGTTAAAGTTGTAAATTCATAATTTGCAATTTCAGGAGTTGCATTTGAAGTAACAGATATTAAAGTTGATTTCCCAACATTTGGATAACCAACAAGTCCAACATCAGCAATTAATTTTAATTCTAATCTAATACTTCTAACTTGTCCAGGAAGTCCTGGTTGAAAATAAGTTGGTCTTTGATTTCTTGAATTTTTAAAGTGCACATTTCCAAGTCCACCTTTTCCACCTTCTAAAAACAGAACTTTTTCGCCAAGCTCAATCAAGTCAAAAATAACTTCATTTGTTTCATCATCAATAACTTGAGTTCCAGGAGGAACTATTAAAACCAGTGATTCTCCTGACTTTCCAGTCATTCTTCCACCTAAACCTTGTGCTCCATTATCAGCTTTAAAATATTTTCTACCTTTGTAGTTTGATAATGTATCAGTATTATTGTCTACTAAAAAATAAACATCTCCACCTTTTCCACCATCTCCACCATCTGGTCCACCTTTTACAACAAATTTTTCTCGTCTAAATGCTGCACATCCCTGTCCACCTTTTCCAGATGTAACTGAAAATCTAGCGCTATCTATAAACATATAACTTTCCTTTTAATAAATAATTAAAAACTAAAAGCAAAATTCCAACTTCTACTGTTAACTTTTAATTAGTTATGTTAATTTTTAAATAAAAAAAGGGTGTAGGCAAAAGCCATACACCCTTTAAAGAAATCAATTTTATCCAGAATTACGAAGCGTAAACTGAAACTTTTTTTCTCTTTTTATCTTTAATTTCAAATTTAACAACACCGTCAATTAAAGAATAAATTGTATGATCTTTACCCATACCAACATTTTGACCTAAATGTACTTTAGTACCTCTTTGTCTAATAATGATATTACCAGCTCTTACAACTTCACCACCGTATTTTTTAACACCAAGTCTTCTACCAGCTGAATCTCTATTATTCTGCGTACTTCCCTGACCTTTTTTGTGAGCCATAGTTCTTCTCCTTAACTTATATTATGCTATTTGCTTATGCAGCAATTTTAGTGATTCTAATTTTAGTGAAGCTTTTTCTGAAACCTCTTTTTAATTTAGAATCTTTTCTTCTTCTTTTTTTGTAAATGATTACTTTTTTAGCTCTATTTACACCAGTACCGTCTAATACTACAACTGCCTCAACTTTTGCATTTGCAACAGCATCGCCAGTTTTTAACTCACCGTTGTTTACTGCTAAAACATCAGTAATCTCTAAAGTTTCTTTTGCAGCTAAACCAGTATAGTCAACATCTAAGATATCACCCTCAGAAACTTTATACTGTTTTCCACCACATTTGATAATTGCGTACATCTTTCTTCCTCTAATTCAATTCTATATGCTAGGTTCATATTTTGTCATACTAACTCTATTTTTCGAACCGGAATAGTATCTTATTTTAGTTTAAACTTTCTTTAAGCCAAAGGTTTTTAATGATAATCATTTGCTAAAGCTATTGCATCAACCATTATCATTGAATTTTTAGGCAAACCTTTTACCGATATTGTACTACGTGCTGGTTTATGATTACCAAAAGCTTCAGCAAATATTGTGTTTACAACTCGAAAATCTTCTATATTTTCTAAATATATTGACACTTTTATAACTTTTTCCAATCCACTATTGGCATCTTCTAATAATGTTCTTAAATTAGATAGAACTTGTCTAGTTTGAACTTTAATATCTCTTTCTAGCATTGTACCATCCAATGAAATAGGTACTTGACCTGATGTATAAATCATTCCATTTACTTCTATAGCCGGTGAATATGGACCTATTGCTAGAGGTAAATTATCACTTGCAATAAATTTCATTTATTATCCTTATTTTTTGTAATTGATTGAATTCTACAAAAAATAAACTGCTAATTAAATAAATTTTAAAAATTAATTATTAATTATAAATTATAACTTACTAATTTTCCTAATTTTAATTGATAGATATTATCTTTGATTTTTCTAATTAAATTTGCTTTTTGTTTAAAATCTAAGCTATTATCATAAGAAATAGCTGTTAATTTATTTGTATAAAATTTATAAACCAAAGTTAATAACTCTTGATTTAATCTTTCATCATCATAATTTTCAAGTTTTTCATTTAAAACTATTGAATTTAATGAAATATTTTCTATGTCTGTTAACAATAATTCAAACTCATTTTTATGAGCTTCAAACATAGAAGAATCAACAATATCTAACACAGAATCTAGTCTTTTTGGTTTTTCTAAAATTGATTTTATTATACAAAGTTCAGCAATATCGATTTTTGTTAGATTTGGTTCATAAGTTCTTTGTTTATTTGAACTTATTTTCACTAAATTTTCTCTAATATTTAATTTCTGAGCTAAATATCTTTTATATTCATCTTGATTTAATAAACTTAATGTTTTTAAATATTCATTAGCTTCAGTTAAAGCTTTTTGTTTTTGATTTGGATCATTTATATCATATTTTGAAATGATATAATTTATTGCATAAGGTATATAAGAAATTGGATTTGAAAAAATTTCATTTAATTCATTTATTCTTCCATTATTTACCATATCAGCAGGATCCAATCCATCTGCAAAAATAATAACTCCACCTTCAAACTCACTTTGACTTAACATAACAGAAGCTTTAAAAGCAGCTGCCAGTCCTGCTTTATCTCCATCATAAGCTAATATTACTTTTGGTTCCCCTCGTCTAAGAAGAGGTAAATGTTCAGTTGTGAGTGCAGTTCCTAAAGTTGCCACTGCTGTATTAAAGCCAGCTTGATGAAGCATTATTACATCTAAATAACCCTCGCAAACTATAATTTGATTTTTTTTATATATTTGCTCTTTTGCTAAATGATAACCATATAAAAGTCTTGATTTATTAAAAAGTTTTGTTTGTGGAGAGTTTACATATTTTGCATTGTGCCCAGTAATTGTTCTTCCACCAAAACCTACAAGTTTTCCAGTTATTGAATAAATAGGGAAGGTAATTCTTTCTATAAATCTTGAATATAAACCATTTGTTCCATTATCAATAACACCTAAATCTATTGCATCATTTAAATTATAATGGTTTGATTTTAAAAAATTTATAGTATCTATTGAAACTGGCGCATAACCTATTTCAAACTTTTCAATTGAAAATTCTGATATTCCTCTTTTATGAATATACTCTTTTACATTTTCATTATTCACAAAAAGTTTTTGATAGTATTTATTTACTTCTTCTAAAATTTTTGTGTCTTGTTTTATCTCTGTTGTATTTTCATAATCTAAATTAAAATTATACATTGAAGCTAATTTTTCTATTGTTTCAGGATATGATAACTTTTCATATTCCATTACAAATTTTATAGAATCTCCACCTACTCCACATCCAAAACAGTGATATATTTGTTTTGCTGGACTCACTACAAATGAAGGTGTTGTTTCTCCATGAAAAGGGCAACATGCTTTAAAATTTGCACCAGATTTCTTTAATTCTAAGAATTGAGAGATTACATCAACAACATCAAGATGGTTTTTTAGATTTTCGATTGATTCTTTTTTTATCATAAAAGGATTATATCT from Arcobacter suis CECT 7833 encodes:
- the fmt gene encoding methionyl-tRNA formyltransferase, which codes for MSKRILFMGTPDYATTIFKELLDSKYEIVGLFTQPDKPVGRKQLLTPPHIKQYCIDENINLPIFQPLKLRGNEEATKQITELKPDFIIVAAYGQILPKGILDIAPCINLHASLLPKYRGASPIQESILNDDYYTGVTSMLMEEGLDSGDILGLQYLKITPTMEVSEAFEKLSLIAAKLTLTTLDNYENIKPIKQNESEVSFCKKIKKEDGLVDFIDAKKLYLKYKAYSFWPGIFLESELKIKDIELNEEKSINNQGQILEIKDDFIIVGCEKGSLKIKTLQAPSKKAINSVDFIRGQRLEINSILI
- the proB gene encoding glutamate 5-kinase, with product MKRLVIKVGTAVLTQDGQLALDRMENLVNLIAKLKNDKNLEVILVSSGAVGAGYTSLKLDKKIVANKQALAAIGQPLLLKNYKKRFKEHNITCAQMLFIADDFDSRKRTKNAQNVMEILLENKILPIINENDVIATDELVFGDNDQLAAHVAYYFKADMLAILSDIDGYYNKNPREFDDAVLQKNVYEISPEALEMKHSANSEFATGGIVTKLKAADFLMKRDIPMYLSSGFDLTNAYDFLVDGNHKSGTIFQAKK
- the obgE gene encoding GTPase ObgE; this encodes MFIDSARFSVTSGKGGQGCAAFRREKFVVKGGPDGGDGGKGGDVYFLVDNNTDTLSNYKGRKYFKADNGAQGLGGRMTGKSGESLVLIVPPGTQVIDDETNEVIFDLIELGEKVLFLEGGKGGLGNVHFKNSRNQRPTYFQPGLPGQVRSIRLELKLIADVGLVGYPNVGKSTLISVTSNATPEIANYEFTTLTPKLGVVEVGNYNSFVMADIPGIIDGASEGRGLGLEFLKHIERTKTLLFVIDVANYRTMIDQYRVLKEEVAKFSGELAKRNYAIVLSKIDGYLGETLEDDIEKFIKDIGLETTKSNEFKFEGELPYFIQDLIYTRFDNTKPYFVLPISSLTKLNLKPLGFALYNLLEQGKDEKISN
- the rpmA gene encoding 50S ribosomal protein L27 is translated as MAHKKGQGSTQNNRDSAGRRLGVKKYGGEVVRAGNIIIRQRGTKVHLGQNVGMGKDHTIYSLIDGVVKFEIKDKKRKKVSVYAS
- the rplU gene encoding 50S ribosomal protein L21 yields the protein MYAIIKCGGKQYKVSEGDILDVDYTGLAAKETLEITDVLAVNNGELKTGDAVANAKVEAVVVLDGTGVNRAKKVIIYKKRRRKDSKLKRGFRKSFTKIRITKIAA
- a CDS encoding Rid family detoxifying hydrolase, which encodes MKFIASDNLPLAIGPYSPAIEVNGMIYTSGQVPISLDGTMLERDIKVQTRQVLSNLRTLLEDANSGLEKVIKVSIYLENIEDFRVVNTIFAEAFGNHKPARSTISVKGLPKNSMIMVDAIALANDYH
- the dnaG gene encoding DNA primase, translating into MIKKESIENLKNHLDVVDVISQFLELKKSGANFKACCPFHGETTPSFVVSPAKQIYHCFGCGVGGDSIKFVMEYEKLSYPETIEKLASMYNFNLDYENTTEIKQDTKILEEVNKYYQKLFVNNENVKEYIHKRGISEFSIEKFEIGYAPVSIDTINFLKSNHYNLNDAIDLGVIDNGTNGLYSRFIERITFPIYSITGKLVGFGGRTITGHNAKYVNSPQTKLFNKSRLLYGYHLAKEQIYKKNQIIVCEGYLDVIMLHQAGFNTAVATLGTALTTEHLPLLRRGEPKVILAYDGDKAGLAAAFKASVMLSQSEFEGGVIIFADGLDPADMVNNGRINELNEIFSNPISYIPYAINYIISKYDINDPNQKQKALTEANEYLKTLSLLNQDEYKRYLAQKLNIRENLVKISSNKQRTYEPNLTKIDIAELCIIKSILEKPKRLDSVLDIVDSSMFEAHKNEFELLLTDIENISLNSIVLNEKLENYDDERLNQELLTLVYKFYTNKLTAISYDNSLDFKQKANLIRKIKDNIYQLKLGKLVSYNL